In a genomic window of Nodosilinea sp. E11:
- a CDS encoding HAD-IA family hydrolase — MAFIQPIMDLLCQAIIFDVDGVLINSDPVADRHWRAWADRHRVDYEAIARIHHGRPTVETMRQVASHLDVVEEARLKETAEADDTDGLMIYPGALELLAGLPRDRWGVATSGTRRTVSIRFPYLGLPEPSVMVTADDVQRGKPAPDPYLLAAERMGMTPADCLVIEDAPAGVEAAKAAGATVIAVTTTNRVEALGLADAIAPTLAAIQISVVPQGLVVRVEQKRVPT; from the coding sequence ATGGCGTTTATACAGCCGATCATGGACTTGCTCTGCCAGGCGATTATCTTCGATGTCGATGGGGTGCTGATCAACTCTGACCCGGTAGCCGATCGCCACTGGCGGGCCTGGGCCGATCGCCACAGGGTTGACTATGAGGCGATCGCCCGCATTCACCACGGTCGCCCCACGGTCGAAACCATGCGCCAGGTCGCGTCTCATCTAGATGTAGTCGAGGAAGCCCGGCTCAAAGAAACCGCTGAGGCTGACGATACCGATGGGCTGATGATCTACCCCGGAGCACTAGAACTTTTGGCTGGGCTGCCGCGCGATCGCTGGGGGGTAGCCACCAGTGGCACCCGCCGAACGGTTTCGATTCGCTTCCCTTACTTGGGTCTGCCAGAACCCTCAGTGATGGTGACCGCCGACGATGTGCAGCGAGGCAAGCCAGCGCCCGACCCTTACCTGCTGGCGGCTGAGCGCATGGGCATGACTCCGGCTGACTGCCTGGTCATTGAAGATGCCCCCGCCGGGGTGGAGGCAGCAAAAGCTGCCGGGGCAACGGTGATTGCCGTGACGACAACGAATAGGGTGGAGGCTTTGGGTTTGGCCGATGCGATCGCCCCTACCCTAGCTGCCATCCAAATTAGCGTTGTCCCCCAGGGACTGGTGGTTCGGGTCGAGCAGAAAAGAGTACCCACCTAA
- a CDS encoding ABC transporter ATP-binding protein: protein MQLAHRSTDDWTQNSSSGSIVLDTRDLSKVYGRGKQRFEAVKQVSLTLHQGEVLAFLGPNGAGKTTTIKMIAGLVRPTQGQVTVVGEDPHRQPRALRHIGAVLEGNRNLYWRLTPEENLDYFGALRQVPRKIAHRRGLDLLARFGLEDKRHTPVQKLSRGMQQKVAIAVALIHNPKLLLLDEPTLGLDVEAGEMVKALVRQIAQEGRAILLTTHQLDVAEELSDRVAIIRRGRIIAEQSTEALLKEFSSSTYHLELEHELSPAQIHAVTQLGATVQGTQVAYAGTPEHLYGLLGALSPVPLVSVQRDRADLTQVFLKLVKD, encoded by the coding sequence GTGCAACTTGCCCATCGCTCAACCGATGATTGGACTCAAAATTCTTCGTCAGGCTCCATCGTGCTAGACACCCGCGATCTCTCGAAGGTCTATGGGCGAGGCAAACAGCGGTTTGAAGCCGTAAAGCAAGTCTCCTTAACCCTGCACCAGGGCGAGGTGCTGGCCTTTTTAGGCCCCAACGGAGCCGGTAAAACTACCACCATCAAGATGATCGCTGGTCTGGTGCGCCCCACCCAGGGGCAGGTGACTGTGGTAGGAGAAGACCCCCACCGCCAGCCCCGCGCCCTGCGCCACATTGGGGCCGTGCTAGAAGGCAACCGCAATTTGTACTGGCGCTTGACCCCAGAAGAAAATCTGGACTATTTTGGTGCCCTGCGGCAGGTGCCCCGCAAGATAGCTCATCGCCGGGGGCTAGATTTGCTGGCCCGGTTTGGGCTAGAAGACAAGCGCCATACTCCTGTGCAAAAGCTCTCTCGGGGCATGCAGCAAAAAGTGGCGATCGCCGTTGCCCTGATCCACAACCCTAAACTGCTGCTGCTGGATGAACCCACCCTGGGGCTGGATGTGGAGGCAGGCGAAATGGTCAAAGCCCTGGTGCGCCAGATCGCCCAGGAAGGCCGCGCCATTTTGCTCACCACCCACCAGCTCGATGTGGCCGAAGAACTCTCGGACCGGGTGGCGATCATTCGCCGGGGCCGAATCATTGCTGAACAGTCTACCGAAGCCCTGCTGAAAGAATTTTCAAGTTCTACCTACCACCTGGAGCTAGAACACGAACTGTCCCCAGCGCAAATCCACGCCGTCACCCAGTTGGGGGCAACGGTGCAGGGCACCCAGGTTGCCTACGCGGGCACCCCAGAACATCTCTATGGGCTACTGGGGGCGCTGAGCCCCGTGCCACTGGTGTCGGTGCAGCGCGATCGCGCCGATCTCACCCAGGTATTTCTCAAACTGGTCAAAGACTAA
- a CDS encoding DUF86 domain-containing protein, which yields MRSDREKLEDILEAIERIERYAVQGVQAFEQSELIQVWFIQNLQVIGEASRSLSASIREQHPEVPWSQIIGMRNVLAHNYFEVDVDIVWTVIDQELPALKQNIASILASL from the coding sequence ATGAGAAGCGATCGCGAAAAACTAGAAGATATTCTGGAAGCCATTGAACGCATTGAGCGCTACGCTGTTCAAGGCGTCCAGGCGTTTGAGCAAAGTGAGCTGATTCAAGTCTGGTTTATCCAAAACCTGCAAGTGATTGGCGAGGCATCCCGGAGTTTGTCAGCATCAATCAGAGAGCAGCATCCTGAAGTCCCCTGGTCGCAAATTATTGGAATGCGTAATGTTTTGGCGCACAACTATTTTGAGGTTGATGTCGATATTGTTTGGACGGTTATCGATCAAGAACTACCTGCGTTAAAGCAGAATATAGCATCAATTTTAGCGTCTCTATAG